The following are from one region of the Azospirillum sp. TSH100 genome:
- a CDS encoding MFS transporter: MTPRDWWTEKKKSLTGACLAHAVHDGYTDALYVFLPVWQAQFGLSYAMLAIIRGLYSGTMGGLQIPADRALRGLSPRAALILSTLLAAAGLLIMALPLGLPGLCVGLVLAGIGSSIQHPCGSTLVTVSYGAASRHPLGIYNFSGDLGKAALPALAAVLLPVFGWQPVLGLMAAIGLVLSLALVPLAPAVPIARAARTATGTGTGMGGRGRGGFGILTVIGALDTATRMGYLIFLPFLIHGQGGDSATVGLALALLFIGGALGKATCSLLGERLGIVGSVMVTEAATALLIAATLLTSLTPTLFLLPLLGIVLNGTSSVLYGAVPELSNGDTGRAFAVFYTSVIGSGGLAPILYGAIADHGGQTVGVLAAAATAALIVPVVLTLRPYLDAPAGGAAATEPVSDSV, encoded by the coding sequence ATGACGCCGAGAGATTGGTGGACAGAGAAGAAGAAAAGCCTGACAGGTGCCTGTCTGGCCCATGCGGTGCATGACGGGTACACTGACGCCCTCTATGTCTTCCTGCCGGTCTGGCAGGCGCAGTTCGGCCTGTCCTATGCGATGCTTGCCATCATTCGGGGCCTTTACTCCGGGACGATGGGAGGACTGCAAATCCCGGCCGACCGCGCCCTGCGCGGCCTGTCGCCGCGGGCGGCGCTGATCCTGTCGACACTTCTGGCGGCGGCGGGCCTGCTCATCATGGCGTTGCCGCTCGGCCTGCCGGGGCTGTGCGTCGGCCTTGTCCTGGCCGGCATCGGATCGAGCATCCAGCATCCCTGCGGCTCGACGCTGGTGACCGTCAGTTATGGCGCGGCATCGCGGCATCCGCTCGGCATCTACAATTTCTCAGGCGATCTCGGCAAAGCGGCACTGCCGGCGCTCGCCGCCGTGCTGTTGCCGGTGTTCGGCTGGCAGCCGGTGCTCGGGCTGATGGCGGCGATCGGACTGGTCCTGTCGCTCGCGCTGGTGCCGCTGGCGCCGGCAGTCCCCATCGCCAGGGCCGCCAGGACTGCGACCGGGACTGGGACCGGGATGGGGGGCCGCGGTCGCGGCGGCTTCGGTATCCTGACGGTGATCGGCGCGCTCGATACCGCGACCCGCATGGGCTATCTGATCTTCCTGCCCTTCCTCATCCATGGCCAGGGCGGGGATTCGGCGACGGTCGGGCTTGCCCTTGCCCTGCTGTTCATCGGTGGCGCGCTGGGAAAGGCGACCTGCAGCCTGCTTGGGGAGCGGCTGGGCATCGTCGGCAGCGTCATGGTGACCGAAGCCGCCACCGCCCTGCTGATCGCGGCGACGCTGCTCACGTCGCTGACGCCGACGCTCTTCCTGCTGCCGCTGCTCGGCATCGTGCTCAACGGCACCTCCTCGGTGCTCTATGGCGCCGTGCCGGAGCTTTCCAACGGCGACACCGGCCGGGCCTTCGCGGTCTTCTACACCAGCGTCATCGGCTCCGGCGGACTGGCGCCGATCCTCTACGGCGCGATCGCCGATCACGGCGGACAGACGGTCGGCGTCTTGGCTGCGGCGGCGACCGCCGCCCTGATCGTGCCCGTCGTCCTCACCTTGAGGCCGTATCTGGACGCGCCGGCCGGTGGAGCGGCGGCAACCGAACCGGTGTCGGACTCCGTTTAG
- a CDS encoding carbon starvation protein A encodes MDHALTFVIATLCILALCYRFYGVFFVRKVLRADDSEITPSHILADGKNYVPTKKWVNAGQHFAAIAAAGPLVGPVLAAQFGYLPSFLWLLIGCVIGGAVHDTVVLFASMKHKGQSLSEVAKAELGPVAGWCTGLAMLFIITITMAGLSMVVVHALERNAWGAFAVFMTIPIAIALGLYEKITGSSKGATQVGIAAIAASVFAGPYIQGTLLGEWLTLHAETVAVILPVYAFFATALPVWLLLTPRGYLSSFMKVGVFGALVVGVVFINPEIRFPALTDFIHGGGPVLNGPVWPFISITIACGAISGFHAFIGSGTTPKLIDKWSDIRPVAFGGMLAECLVGVMALIAATALHPADYFAINSAPAAFKALGMTVVDLPRLSQEIGLDLYGRTGGAVTLAVGMTEIFTRVPWFNSLASYFFQFVVMFEAVFILTAVDSGTRVARYLIQDLLGDVYAPMKRLDWVPGSIIASVIACVAWGYLLTSGDINSVWALFGVSNQLMASVGLIIGATIILRLAQKRIYMLTCLIPLAYLFVTVNVAGYWMIANVYLNKAAKGYNPFNAGISIIMLALGFVILIAAFRKWKELLQARAVEVPMVATPAE; translated from the coding sequence ATGGATCACGCCCTAACCTTTGTGATCGCGACACTCTGCATTCTTGCGCTCTGCTACCGCTTCTACGGCGTGTTCTTCGTGCGCAAGGTTCTCCGTGCCGACGATTCGGAAATCACCCCGTCCCACATCCTGGCGGACGGAAAGAACTACGTGCCCACCAAGAAGTGGGTGAATGCGGGTCAGCATTTCGCCGCCATCGCCGCCGCCGGCCCGCTGGTCGGTCCGGTGCTGGCCGCCCAGTTCGGCTATCTGCCGAGCTTCCTGTGGCTGCTGATCGGCTGCGTCATCGGCGGTGCGGTGCATGACACCGTCGTGCTGTTCGCCTCGATGAAGCACAAGGGCCAGTCGCTGTCCGAGGTCGCCAAGGCCGAACTCGGCCCGGTGGCCGGCTGGTGCACCGGTCTGGCGATGCTGTTCATCATCACCATCACCATGGCCGGCCTGTCGATGGTCGTCGTCCATGCGCTGGAACGCAACGCCTGGGGCGCCTTCGCGGTGTTCATGACGATCCCGATCGCCATCGCGCTTGGCCTCTACGAGAAGATCACCGGTTCGTCCAAGGGCGCCACCCAGGTCGGCATCGCCGCCATCGCCGCCTCGGTCTTCGCCGGCCCCTACATCCAGGGCACGCTGCTGGGCGAATGGCTGACGCTGCATGCCGAGACGGTCGCCGTCATCCTGCCGGTCTATGCCTTCTTCGCCACCGCCCTGCCGGTCTGGCTGCTGCTGACCCCGCGCGGTTACCTGTCCAGCTTCATGAAGGTCGGCGTGTTCGGCGCGCTGGTGGTCGGTGTCGTCTTCATCAACCCGGAGATCCGCTTCCCCGCCCTGACCGACTTCATCCATGGCGGCGGCCCGGTGCTGAACGGCCCGGTCTGGCCCTTCATCTCGATCACCATCGCCTGCGGCGCCATCTCGGGCTTCCATGCCTTCATCGGGTCGGGCACCACGCCCAAGCTGATCGACAAGTGGAGCGACATCCGTCCGGTGGCCTTCGGCGGCATGCTGGCGGAATGCCTGGTCGGCGTCATGGCGCTGATCGCCGCCACCGCCCTGCATCCGGCCGATTACTTCGCCATCAACTCCGCTCCGGCCGCCTTCAAGGCCCTGGGCATGACCGTCGTCGACCTGCCGCGGCTGAGCCAGGAAATCGGCCTCGACCTCTACGGCCGCACCGGCGGTGCGGTGACGCTGGCGGTCGGCATGACCGAGATCTTCACCCGCGTGCCGTGGTTCAACAGCCTCGCCTCCTACTTCTTCCAGTTCGTCGTGATGTTCGAGGCGGTGTTCATCCTGACCGCCGTTGACAGCGGCACCCGCGTCGCCCGTTACCTGATCCAGGACCTGCTGGGCGACGTCTATGCCCCGATGAAGCGGCTGGACTGGGTCCCCGGTTCGATCATCGCCAGCGTCATCGCCTGCGTGGCCTGGGGGTATCTGCTGACCTCGGGCGACATCAACTCGGTCTGGGCCCTGTTCGGCGTGTCGAACCAGCTGATGGCCTCGGTCGGCCTCATCATCGGCGCCACCATCATCCTGCGGCTGGCCCAGAAGCGGATCTACATGCTGACCTGCCTGATCCCGCTGGCCTACCTGTTCGTCACGGTGAACGTCGCCGGCTACTGGATGATCGCCAACGTCTATCTGAACAAGGCGGCCAAGGGCTACAACCCCTTCAACGCCGGCATCTCGATCATCATGCTGGCGCTGGGCTTCGTCATCCTGATCGCCGCCTTCCGCAAGTGGAAGGAACTGCTCCAGGCCCGCGCCGTCGAGGTTCCGATGGTCGCCACCCCGGCCGAATGA
- a CDS encoding polysaccharide deacetylase family protein, which translates to MMTLFRRAVLPLGLAAVLSTLPAAAMAGQRSYAATHGAAPFVTQHLIPGSDLDLAQVDLRLPTAKVVALTIDDGPDGHDPRILDILRAHGAKATFFYIGAKIPEHHEIARLVAASGNEVGSHTQTHPMTTDLKPAEREWNLAQAEKALASVGVTATWFRPPYGDVDDALAALARHHGMATVLWTADSQDWKDTGPDIIRHRIVERLVPGAVVLMHSTKAATVAALPAILEEGEKRGLRFVTMTEWEAAMRQSVTPELALLHPTPRRR; encoded by the coding sequence ATGATGACCCTGTTCCGCCGCGCCGTCCTGCCGTTGGGGCTGGCGGCCGTCCTGTCCACCCTGCCGGCTGCCGCCATGGCGGGCCAGCGCAGCTATGCCGCCACCCACGGCGCGGCGCCCTTCGTGACGCAGCACCTGATCCCCGGATCGGACCTCGACCTCGCCCAGGTCGATCTGAGACTGCCGACGGCGAAGGTGGTGGCGTTGACCATCGACGACGGGCCGGACGGCCATGACCCGCGCATCCTCGACATCCTGCGGGCACATGGGGCGAAGGCGACCTTCTTCTACATCGGCGCCAAGATCCCCGAGCATCACGAGATCGCCAGGCTGGTGGCGGCGTCCGGCAACGAGGTCGGCAGCCACACCCAGACCCACCCGATGACCACCGACCTGAAGCCGGCCGAGCGAGAATGGAATCTCGCTCAGGCGGAAAAGGCGCTGGCGTCGGTCGGCGTCACGGCGACATGGTTCCGGCCGCCCTACGGCGATGTCGACGACGCTCTGGCGGCCTTGGCGCGGCACCATGGCATGGCGACGGTGCTGTGGACCGCCGACAGCCAGGACTGGAAGGACACCGGTCCCGACATCATCCGCCACCGCATCGTCGAGCGGCTGGTCCCCGGCGCCGTCGTGCTGATGCACAGCACCAAGGCGGCGACCGTCGCGGCGCTGCCGGCGATCCTTGAGGAAGGGGAGAAACGCGGCCTGCGCTTCGTCACCATGACGGAATGGGAAGCGGCGATGCGGCAGTCGGTGACGCCGGAACTGGCGCTGCTGCACCCGACCCCGCGCCGTCGGTGA
- the btsR gene encoding two-component system response regulator BtsR, whose protein sequence is MMTVLIVDDEPLAREELRRMLEEAADVRIVGECANAIEAIGAINRQAPDVVFLDIQMPRVSGLEMLSMLDPERMPRIVFLTAHDEYAVQAFEEHAFDYLLKPADPARLAKTLQRLRRQHAPQELSVLPGAAELRHIPCTGVNRITLMKLADVEYVVSRPAGVYVVGEDGQERFTELTLHTIQEKSQLFRCHRQHLVNPERIREIRFVDGGLAEIQTIGGHVVPVSRRFLGALKERLGMG, encoded by the coding sequence ATGATGACTGTCCTGATCGTCGATGACGAGCCGCTGGCGCGGGAGGAGCTGCGCCGGATGCTGGAGGAGGCCGCCGATGTCCGCATCGTCGGCGAATGCGCCAACGCCATCGAGGCGATCGGCGCCATCAACCGGCAGGCGCCCGACGTGGTCTTCCTCGACATCCAGATGCCGCGGGTCAGCGGGCTGGAGATGCTGAGCATGCTCGATCCCGAGCGGATGCCGCGCATCGTCTTCCTGACCGCCCATGACGAATATGCCGTCCAGGCTTTCGAGGAGCATGCCTTCGACTATCTGCTGAAGCCGGCCGACCCGGCGCGGCTGGCGAAGACCTTGCAGCGGCTGCGCCGCCAGCATGCGCCGCAGGAGCTGTCGGTCCTGCCGGGGGCGGCGGAGCTGCGCCATATTCCCTGCACCGGGGTCAACCGCATCACCCTGATGAAGCTGGCCGATGTCGAGTATGTCGTCTCCCGCCCCGCCGGCGTCTATGTGGTGGGGGAGGATGGGCAGGAGCGCTTCACCGAGCTGACCCTGCACACCATTCAGGAAAAGAGCCAGCTGTTCCGTTGCCACCGCCAGCATCTGGTCAACCCGGAGCGCATCCGGGAGATCCGCTTCGTCGATGGCGGGCTGGCGGAGATCCAGACCATTGGCGGCCACGTGGTGCCGGTCAGCCGGCGCTTCCTGGGGGCGCTCAAGGAACGGCTGGGGATGGGGTGA
- a CDS encoding YihY/virulence factor BrkB family protein, which produces MIRDGRAAMGGVRRWWGIVVDAAYGWMNDDAMSMAASIAFYTIFSLAPLAILVIALAGLVFGDEAARGALVDQLTALVGHDAGQTLQDLIARAGARETGIVASVIGIGTILVGATTVFVELQAGLNRIWRVAAPQESTITWLVRVRLKALALIGAIGFLLIVSLVVSAALAAAGRWAAGYLPAMPSLLWLVDVVVSWTVLTGLFALIYRILPDTYIRWADVWLGAAVNAFLFAVGKFLIGFYIATSGVVTVYGAAGSFVLILLWVYYSAVIFLFGAELTRAYSERSGSRARLPGLKPEAGPGVGEGAIGRSSRVPESSGSGGP; this is translated from the coding sequence GTGATCCGGGACGGGAGGGCGGCGATGGGCGGCGTGCGGCGGTGGTGGGGGATCGTGGTCGATGCGGCCTATGGCTGGATGAACGACGACGCGATGAGCATGGCGGCGTCGATCGCCTTCTACACCATCTTCTCGCTGGCGCCGCTGGCCATCCTGGTGATCGCGCTGGCCGGGCTGGTGTTCGGCGACGAGGCGGCGCGCGGCGCGCTGGTCGACCAGCTGACGGCGCTGGTCGGGCATGATGCCGGCCAGACCCTTCAGGATCTGATCGCGCGGGCCGGCGCCAGGGAGACCGGGATCGTCGCCAGCGTCATCGGCATCGGCACCATCCTGGTTGGCGCCACCACCGTCTTCGTCGAGCTTCAGGCCGGGCTGAACCGCATCTGGCGGGTGGCGGCACCGCAGGAATCGACCATCACCTGGCTGGTGCGGGTGCGGCTGAAGGCGCTGGCGCTGATCGGCGCCATCGGCTTCCTGCTGATCGTCTCGCTGGTGGTCAGTGCGGCGCTGGCGGCGGCCGGCCGCTGGGCCGCCGGCTATCTGCCGGCGATGCCGTCGCTGCTGTGGCTGGTCGACGTGGTGGTGTCCTGGACGGTGCTGACCGGTCTGTTCGCGCTGATCTACCGCATCCTGCCCGACACCTACATCCGCTGGGCCGACGTCTGGCTGGGCGCGGCGGTGAATGCCTTCCTGTTCGCGGTGGGAAAATTCCTGATCGGCTTCTACATCGCCACCAGCGGGGTGGTGACGGTCTATGGCGCGGCCGGATCCTTCGTGCTGATCCTGCTGTGGGTCTATTATTCGGCGGTCATCTTCCTGTTCGGGGCGGAGCTGACCCGCGCCTATTCCGAACGCAGCGGCAGCCGGGCGCGGCTGCCCGGCCTGAAGCCGGAGGCGGGGCCTGGGGTGGGGGAGGGGGCTATCGGCCGCAGCAGCCGCGTCCCAGAGTCATCAGGATCTGGCGGGCCTTGA
- a CDS encoding MlaA family lipoprotein — MASLLVALAMSCVPFSAYAADPLESFNRTMFAVNKGLLDWVINPTVDHIGPWVPAPVTAGLSNAYANLTEIEMVLDNALQGKAGGAAASAARFGINSTLGIGGLFDVATPLGLERREENFGTSLCKTGLAPGSYLVLPFVGSTNTVAAVALTAGIAAEVYALSFISTTLATVDFVVIDLGGSASALRHAKNIPAEGEDLYAVQRDEYRRYIETGCASTHPEMKADLSEPVAGDL, encoded by the coding sequence GTGGCGAGCCTGCTCGTAGCCTTGGCGATGAGCTGCGTACCGTTTTCCGCTTACGCAGCCGACCCCCTGGAGTCGTTCAACCGGACCATGTTCGCGGTCAACAAGGGGTTGCTCGATTGGGTCATCAACCCGACCGTCGATCACATAGGGCCATGGGTGCCCGCCCCGGTAACGGCCGGTCTGTCGAACGCCTATGCGAACCTGACCGAAATCGAGATGGTCCTCGACAACGCTTTGCAGGGCAAGGCAGGCGGTGCCGCCGCCTCGGCGGCGCGTTTCGGGATCAATTCGACGCTCGGCATCGGCGGCCTGTTCGATGTCGCCACACCGCTCGGCCTGGAGCGCCGGGAGGAGAATTTCGGCACGTCGCTCTGCAAGACCGGCCTCGCACCCGGTTCTTACCTTGTGCTGCCTTTCGTCGGCTCCACCAACACCGTGGCCGCGGTGGCGTTGACGGCGGGGATCGCCGCGGAGGTCTATGCGCTCAGTTTCATCTCGACGACACTGGCGACTGTGGATTTCGTGGTCATCGATCTGGGCGGCTCGGCATCGGCCCTTCGACACGCCAAGAACATTCCGGCGGAGGGGGAAGACCTCTACGCCGTCCAGCGTGATGAATACCGGCGGTACATCGAGACGGGATGCGCCTCGACCCATCCGGAAATGAAGGCCGACCTTTCGGAACCGGTTGCGGGAGATCTGTGA
- a CDS encoding sensor histidine kinase → MPAIPIEPFTLVLSLLQQMCVYLVIAYLLSRTPLFLPLTHVTVRWPHKLACYVIFSIFCIMGTYFGLHIDDSIANTRAIGAVLGGIFGGPSVGLAVGLTGGMHRYSLGGISALACAISTMAEGLIGGLVHRHMVRQGRIEPLFNPLRVGAVTFVAEVVQMLIILAVARPFEAAVHLVEVVAAPMIVANTVGAALFMRILLERRVLDEKQSSAFSAKALKIAARCDGVLRGGFNSENSTRVARIIFEETGVGAVAITDRDKLLAFIGMGDDHHLPGTPISSPQTHQAIANNQVIYADGNEVAYRCSISPTCRLGAALVIPLVGEEGGVIGTIKLYEPKTKIFSTINRTLGEGVARLLSNQILAGRYEQQKALLAQSEIKLLHAQVNPHFLFNALNTISAVIRNDPERARQLVQNLSTFFRKNLKRPSQMATLADEVEHVSAYLQIELARFTGRLAVEIEVPEEIRHARLPAFSLQPLVENAIKHGTAQLLGNGRVRIAARREGGDLLLSVEDNAGLYEAKPGGDGLGMTIVDRRIRNRYGEAYGVSVACEPDAFTRVTLRLPLEETVPA, encoded by the coding sequence ATGCCCGCCATACCCATCGAGCCCTTCACCCTGGTCCTCTCGCTGCTTCAGCAGATGTGCGTCTATCTGGTGATCGCCTATCTGCTGAGCCGGACGCCGCTGTTCCTGCCGCTGACCCATGTCACGGTGCGCTGGCCACACAAGCTGGCCTGCTATGTGATCTTCTCGATCTTCTGCATCATGGGCACCTATTTCGGCCTGCACATCGACGACAGCATCGCCAACACCCGCGCCATCGGCGCCGTGCTGGGCGGCATCTTCGGCGGGCCGTCGGTGGGGCTGGCGGTCGGGCTGACCGGCGGGATGCACCGCTATTCGCTGGGCGGCATTTCGGCACTTGCCTGCGCCATCTCCACCATGGCGGAGGGGCTGATCGGCGGGCTGGTCCACCGCCACATGGTGCGCCAGGGCCGGATCGAACCGCTGTTCAACCCGCTGCGCGTCGGCGCCGTCACCTTCGTGGCGGAGGTGGTGCAGATGCTCATCATCCTGGCGGTGGCCCGGCCGTTCGAGGCGGCGGTGCATCTGGTGGAGGTGGTGGCGGCCCCGATGATCGTCGCCAACACCGTGGGTGCCGCGCTGTTCATGCGCATCCTGCTGGAGCGCCGCGTTCTGGACGAGAAGCAGTCCAGCGCCTTCTCCGCCAAGGCGCTGAAGATCGCGGCGCGCTGCGACGGCGTGCTGCGCGGCGGCTTCAACAGCGAGAACAGCACCCGCGTCGCCCGCATCATCTTCGAGGAGACCGGCGTCGGCGCCGTCGCCATCACCGACCGCGACAAGCTGCTGGCCTTCATCGGCATGGGCGACGACCACCATCTGCCCGGCACGCCGATCAGCTCGCCGCAGACCCATCAGGCCATCGCCAACAACCAGGTCATCTATGCCGACGGCAACGAGGTGGCCTACCGCTGCTCGATCAGCCCGACCTGCCGGCTGGGGGCGGCGCTGGTGATCCCGCTGGTCGGCGAGGAGGGCGGGGTGATCGGCACCATCAAGCTGTACGAGCCGAAGACCAAGATCTTCTCCACCATCAACCGCACGCTGGGCGAGGGCGTCGCGCGGCTGCTGTCCAACCAGATCCTGGCCGGCCGCTACGAGCAGCAGAAGGCGCTGCTGGCGCAGTCGGAGATCAAGCTGCTGCATGCGCAGGTGAACCCGCATTTCCTGTTCAACGCGCTGAACACCATCTCCGCCGTCATCCGCAACGATCCGGAGCGGGCGCGGCAGCTGGTGCAGAACCTGTCGACCTTCTTCCGCAAGAACCTGAAGCGCCCCAGCCAGATGGCGACGCTGGCCGACGAGGTCGAGCATGTCAGCGCCTATCTCCAGATCGAGCTGGCCCGCTTCACCGGACGGCTGGCGGTGGAGATCGAGGTGCCGGAGGAGATTCGCCACGCCCGCCTGCCGGCCTTCTCGCTCCAGCCGCTGGTGGAGAATGCGATCAAGCACGGTACCGCCCAGCTTCTCGGCAATGGGCGGGTGCGCATCGCGGCCCGGCGGGAGGGTGGCGACCTGCTGCTGTCGGTGGAGGACAATGCCGGGCTCTACGAGGCCAAACCGGGCGGCGACGGGTTGGGGATGACCATCGTCGACCGCCGCATCCGCAACCGCTACGGTGAGGCTTACGGCGTCTCGGTCGCCTGCGAGCCCGATGCCTTCACCCGCGTCACCCTGCGCCTGCCTCTCGAAGAGACCGTACCCGCATGA
- a CDS encoding TonB-dependent siderophore receptor encodes MTLPTIDVSADRQRDANPPTSVGSKLPLAPREVPQTVTTVPRERIEEQKLITLEDAMKQTPGVTVEPIDGNRLQFYSRGFEMTNVQFDGVPTSLDSRIFVSPDLAMYERVEVLKGPAGLLNGMGGPGGAINLVRKTPKKTLEGYGELTAGSYANYRGEGDITGPLNQSGSLRGRFVGAYQDRNGFQDWTTQDRAVAYGSIAADLTPDTTLTAGAWYQRMSYKGAWNLPGYASVVNGQAQLRLLDVDRSTSLGEEWNRDIFTTKGGFADLEHKFDNGWAVKLATHYIDNEMDRKMAYAYSPVTPGVNRTTLYAQKVRYDQDQIGADLSANGNFGLFGQTHEAVVGANYERWTFRHRAANPVGSWSVTQNIFSPNSSVAEPAWRDWQKDTKTTTDSWGTYGVLRLKLAEPLKLIVGGRMNWWQTKVDADALAGTAESSASVRGKVTPYAGLVYEVNSTYALYTSVSQVYQPQSYVDASGKVLEPLKGRQYEAGVKADYFGGRLHATASVFHIEEENRPQSDPRYPNQSIYISGGKAQSRGFELDVSGEILPGWDAYAGYTFTRAKSLDSSANSASAFTAIAPMHQVKLWTNYRLPESIDDRLSVGGGITAQTSMYNEFPSLNYARLTQGGYATVDARVAYDLTEKVTAAVNVKNLFDRTYYQRINNVQSGNIYGEPRTVLLTLRAKL; translated from the coding sequence ATGACGCTGCCGACGATCGACGTCAGCGCCGACCGGCAGCGCGACGCCAACCCGCCGACCAGCGTCGGATCCAAGCTGCCGCTCGCCCCGCGCGAGGTGCCGCAGACCGTCACCACGGTGCCGCGCGAGCGCATCGAGGAACAGAAGCTCATCACGCTCGAAGACGCGATGAAGCAGACGCCGGGCGTCACGGTGGAGCCGATCGACGGCAACCGCCTGCAATTCTATTCGCGCGGCTTCGAGATGACGAATGTCCAGTTCGACGGCGTGCCGACGAGCCTGGACAGCCGCATCTTCGTCTCGCCCGATCTGGCGATGTATGAGCGGGTGGAGGTGCTGAAGGGACCGGCCGGGCTGCTGAACGGCATGGGCGGTCCCGGCGGCGCCATCAATCTTGTCCGGAAGACGCCGAAGAAGACGCTGGAGGGCTATGGCGAGCTGACCGCCGGTTCCTATGCCAACTACCGCGGCGAGGGCGACATCACCGGGCCGCTGAACCAGTCCGGCAGCCTGCGCGGGCGCTTCGTCGGCGCCTATCAGGACCGCAACGGTTTCCAGGATTGGACGACCCAGGACCGTGCGGTGGCCTATGGCAGCATCGCCGCCGACCTGACGCCCGACACCACCCTGACCGCCGGCGCCTGGTATCAGCGGATGAGCTACAAGGGCGCCTGGAACCTGCCGGGCTATGCCTCGGTGGTGAACGGACAGGCCCAGCTGCGGCTGCTCGACGTCGACCGCTCGACCTCGCTGGGCGAGGAATGGAACCGCGACATCTTCACCACCAAGGGCGGCTTCGCCGATCTGGAGCACAAGTTCGACAATGGCTGGGCGGTGAAGCTGGCCACCCATTACATCGACAATGAGATGGACCGGAAGATGGCCTACGCCTATTCGCCGGTCACGCCGGGGGTCAACCGGACGACGCTCTACGCCCAGAAGGTCCGCTACGATCAGGATCAGATCGGCGCCGACCTGTCGGCCAACGGCAATTTCGGGCTGTTCGGCCAGACCCACGAGGCGGTTGTCGGCGCCAATTACGAGCGCTGGACCTTCCGCCACCGCGCAGCCAATCCGGTCGGCAGCTGGTCGGTGACGCAGAACATCTTCTCGCCCAACTCCTCGGTCGCCGAACCGGCCTGGCGGGACTGGCAGAAGGACACCAAGACCACCACCGACAGCTGGGGCACCTACGGCGTCCTGCGCCTGAAGCTGGCCGAGCCGCTGAAGCTGATCGTCGGCGGTCGGATGAACTGGTGGCAGACCAAGGTCGATGCCGACGCGCTGGCCGGCACCGCGGAAAGCAGCGCCTCGGTCCGCGGCAAGGTCACGCCCTATGCCGGCCTCGTCTATGAGGTCAACTCCACCTACGCGCTCTACACCAGCGTGTCGCAGGTGTACCAGCCGCAATCCTATGTGGACGCGTCGGGCAAGGTGCTGGAGCCGCTGAAGGGTCGGCAGTATGAGGCCGGCGTCAAGGCCGATTACTTCGGCGGGCGCCTGCATGCCACCGCGTCGGTCTTCCACATCGAGGAGGAGAACCGGCCGCAGTCCGACCCGCGCTATCCCAACCAGTCGATCTACATCTCCGGCGGCAAGGCACAGAGCCGCGGCTTCGAGCTGGATGTCTCCGGCGAGATCCTGCCGGGCTGGGACGCCTATGCCGGCTACACCTTCACCCGCGCCAAGAGCCTCGACAGCAGCGCCAACTCTGCCAGCGCCTTCACCGCCATCGCGCCGATGCATCAGGTCAAGCTGTGGACCAACTACCGCCTGCCCGAGAGCATCGACGACCGGCTGAGCGTCGGCGGCGGCATCACCGCCCAGACCTCGATGTACAACGAGTTCCCGTCGCTGAACTATGCCCGCCTGACCCAGGGCGGCTATGCGACGGTGGACGCCCGCGTCGCCTATGACCTGACCGAGAAGGTCACGGCCGCGGTCAACGTCAAGAACCTGTTCGACCGCACTTACTACCAGCGCATCAACAACGTGCAGTCGGGCAACATCTATGGCGAGCCGCGCACCGTGCTGCTGACCCTGCGGGCGAAGCTGTAA